In Streptomyces sp. NBC_00306, a single genomic region encodes these proteins:
- a CDS encoding slipin family protein translates to MIEALVTAGATVACAGVVYVMAAARVVKQYERGVVFRLGKLRPSVRGPGFTLIVPGVDRLRKVNMQIVTMPVPAQDGITRDNVTVRVDAVIYFKVIDPSDAVVQVEDYRFAVSQMAQTSLRSIIGKSDLDDLLSNREQLNQGLELMIDSPAVGWGVQIDRVEIKDVSLPETMKRSMARQAEADRERRARVINADAELQASKKLAEAAGEMSKEPAALQLRLLQTVVAVAAEKNSTLVLPFPVELLRFLERAQQPLPVPPVEPAPAPAATPAPATPSAPASAPSPPAVGPATGPEGSESGQD, encoded by the coding sequence ATGATCGAGGCACTGGTGACGGCCGGCGCGACCGTCGCGTGCGCGGGAGTCGTCTATGTGATGGCGGCCGCCCGGGTGGTCAAGCAGTACGAGCGCGGGGTGGTCTTCCGGCTCGGAAAGCTCAGGCCTTCCGTACGCGGCCCTGGATTCACCCTGATAGTCCCGGGCGTGGACCGGCTCCGTAAAGTCAATATGCAAATCGTGACGATGCCGGTTCCCGCGCAGGACGGCATCACCCGGGACAATGTGACGGTCCGGGTCGACGCGGTCATCTATTTCAAGGTGATCGACCCTTCCGACGCGGTCGTGCAGGTCGAGGACTACCGCTTCGCGGTCTCCCAGATGGCGCAGACGTCCCTGCGTTCGATCATCGGCAAGAGCGATCTGGACGATTTGCTCTCGAACCGGGAGCAGTTGAACCAGGGGCTGGAGCTGATGATCGACAGCCCGGCGGTCGGCTGGGGTGTGCAGATCGACCGGGTGGAGATCAAGGACGTGTCGCTGCCCGAGACGATGAAACGGTCCATGGCACGCCAGGCGGAGGCCGACCGTGAGCGCCGGGCCCGGGTGATCAACGCGGACGCGGAGCTCCAGGCGTCGAAGAAGCTGGCCGAGGCGGCGGGCGAGATGTCGAAGGAACCGGCGGCGCTGCAACTGCGGCTGCTCCAGACCGTGGTGGCGGTCGCCGCGGAGAAGAACTCCACCCTGGTGCTGCCCTTCCCGGTGGAACTGCTCCGCTTCCTCGAACGGGCCCAGCAGCCGCTGCCGGTCCCCCCTGTCGAACCCGCTCCCGCTCCCGCGGCGACCCCTGCCCCGGCGACTCCTTCTGCTCCCGCGAGTGCCCCTTCTCCTCCTGCCGTCGGTCCGGCAACAGGCCCCGAGGGGTCGGAATCAGGACAGGACTAG
- a CDS encoding alpha/beta fold hydrolase, with the protein MRRRVRASDGRHLVVERLGDPRGKPVFLLHGTPGSRLGPAPRGMVLYQRRTQLIAYDRPGYGGSDRLAGRSVADVAEDVRAIADELGLERFAVVGRSGGAPHALACAALMPDRVTRTAALVTLAPRDADGLDWFEGMAASNVLEYTFASDDPAGLTARFILRSAEIRKDPIRLLDDLRRELTDSDRMVVADAGVRSMLLRNYQEALRASAYGWIDDALAFCSPWGFDPADIKGEVMLWHGEKDVFSPVGHSRWLAQRIPGATAVLEPTAAHFDALHALPRILTWLLN; encoded by the coding sequence GTGCGACGTCGGGTGCGCGCGTCGGACGGGCGGCATCTGGTGGTGGAGCGGCTGGGGGATCCACGCGGCAAGCCCGTGTTCCTGCTCCACGGCACACCCGGCAGCCGGCTGGGCCCGGCCCCGCGCGGCATGGTCCTCTACCAGCGCCGTACCCAGCTGATCGCGTACGACCGTCCCGGTTACGGCGGTTCGGACCGGTTGGCCGGGCGCTCCGTCGCGGATGTGGCCGAGGACGTCCGGGCGATCGCCGACGAACTCGGGCTGGAGCGGTTCGCCGTCGTGGGCCGGTCGGGCGGCGCGCCCCACGCGCTGGCCTGCGCGGCGCTGATGCCGGACCGGGTCACCCGCACCGCGGCGCTGGTCACCCTCGCGCCCCGGGACGCGGACGGGCTCGACTGGTTCGAGGGCATGGCCGCGTCCAACGTCCTGGAGTACACCTTCGCGTCGGACGACCCCGCGGGGCTCACGGCACGGTTCATCCTGCGGTCCGCCGAGATCAGGAAGGACCCGATCCGGCTCCTCGACGATCTGCGCCGGGAGCTGACCGACTCGGACCGGATGGTCGTGGCGGACGCGGGCGTACGGTCCATGCTGCTGCGCAACTACCAGGAGGCGCTGCGCGCATCGGCGTACGGCTGGATCGACGACGCGCTGGCCTTCTGCAGCCCGTGGGGGTTCGACCCGGCCGACATCAAGGGCGAAGTGATGCTCTGGCACGGCGAGAAAGACGTGTTCTCACCGGTGGGGCACTCACGCTGGCTCGCGCAGCGCATCCCCGGAGCGACGGCGGTCCTGGAACCGACGGCGGCGCACTTCGACGCCCTGCACGCGCTGCCCCGGATCCTGACCTGGCTGCTGAACTAG
- the fxsT gene encoding FxSxx-COOH system tetratricopeptide repeat protein, with protein MTASRDGRIVTFYSYKGGTGRTMALANTAWILAANGKRVLAVDWDLEAPGLHRFFHPFLDPSTLGATTGVIDLITEYAWAAITPDTGRRDDWHTDYARIQPHAVSLTPESLGWEFPDGGTLDFVSAGKQNREYSATVSTFDWDNFYDRLGGGLFFDALREDMKANYDYVLIDSRTGLSDIADICTVHLPDVLVDCFTLSDQSIDGAASVARQIDERYGGRGIKIYPVPMRIDEGEKEKADAGRALARLKFDRFPTGLNSEESTAYWGAVEIPYRPYYAYEETLATFGDEAGLTNSLLSAFERLTAVITEQQITSMPTVGEDVRLRIRDAFTRRRPALPADLFLSYVAENRMWADWVEYRLTRAGFRVVPRDVSAERDPATDDTHPAEQAARTVVLLSSAYLKSARAVEVWQRSAAEDPGGGRHHLLPVRVGDVRLTTPYIDRNPVDLFRLDEVNATNALLRALDRPVQLPDSGSPGPRFPGTVPKIWNAPPRNPGFTGRSVVLERMRDQLGGGMAVAAVLPQPQTLYGLGGVGKTQVALEYVHRFMADYDLVWWISAEQSDDVIAGLAELAVRLGAQGGEDMAAASQEAIDLLRRGVPSSRWLLVFDNADDPEQLKRFFPPQGPGHILVTSRNQTWSQYGDALPVDVFLREESIEHLQRRARGLGIEEADQVATAVGDLPLAVEQAAAWIAETATPVSAYLEQLREQAASVLALNQPAGYPEPVAATWNVSIERLKERSPAAVRLLQLCAFFAPEPISANLLYSKEMIDALKPYDSSLQEKLVLGRVIREIGRFALAKVDQVSNSIQVHRLVQAVIRAQLTEEEQQDARHAVHRVLAGARPDDDEPIDNPETWARFATIWPHLGPSEARYCKEPETRRLIIDRVRYLWKRGDWMTAATLANDVRETWRDMLGNDDLQYLYLRFHLSNIYRSQGRYVEAKELDEVTLERQQAVLGESHPHTYMTTSGLAMDLGTLGQYGRAMELATEAHEGFSQIFHESHPRTLAAANNLALNLRMVGQYSRAREIDQEVFDRRTEVLGPEHPYTLSSAMNLARDLREIGRYEDSVTLLSRTYELYKEQLGRTFPGTLAAAKSLAVSLRRAGRLEDARRLTTATRNRYRARYTSANPDSLACDLNLAADLFAAGEPVAARDLAQEVVDQYRKAPGERHPYTLAAINNLGIFQWGCGDPESAEQLLLKVTRTMREVLGESHPHALYSTINLANALADLGGLEEALEIEQRTVARLRDVLGAHHPEVLGVASNLAVTLGMLGRKDEAMQLRSETVAELQRLLGEDHALTRIARDERRVHRDLEPLAV; from the coding sequence ATGACAGCCAGTCGTGACGGGCGCATCGTCACCTTCTATTCCTACAAAGGAGGTACGGGCCGCACGATGGCCCTGGCCAACACGGCCTGGATTCTCGCCGCGAACGGCAAGCGGGTGCTCGCCGTCGACTGGGACCTGGAGGCACCGGGCCTGCACCGGTTCTTCCACCCGTTCCTCGACCCCTCCACGCTCGGCGCCACCACCGGTGTGATCGACCTGATCACCGAGTACGCCTGGGCCGCGATAACCCCTGACACCGGCCGCCGTGACGACTGGCACACGGACTACGCCCGGATCCAGCCGCACGCCGTCTCGCTCACCCCCGAGAGCCTCGGCTGGGAGTTCCCGGACGGCGGCACGCTCGACTTCGTCTCCGCCGGCAAGCAGAACCGCGAGTACTCGGCGACCGTCTCCACCTTCGACTGGGACAACTTCTACGACCGGCTCGGCGGCGGCCTGTTCTTCGACGCGCTGCGCGAGGACATGAAGGCCAACTACGACTACGTCCTCATCGACAGCCGTACCGGCCTCAGCGACATCGCCGACATCTGCACCGTCCATCTGCCCGACGTACTCGTCGACTGCTTCACCCTCAGCGACCAGTCCATCGACGGCGCTGCCTCGGTGGCCCGGCAGATCGACGAGCGGTACGGCGGCCGGGGCATCAAGATCTACCCGGTCCCGATGCGCATCGACGAGGGCGAGAAGGAGAAGGCGGACGCCGGACGCGCGCTCGCCCGGCTGAAGTTCGACCGCTTCCCCACCGGGCTGAACAGCGAGGAGTCCACCGCCTACTGGGGCGCGGTGGAGATCCCGTACCGGCCGTACTACGCGTACGAGGAGACGCTGGCCACCTTCGGCGACGAGGCGGGGCTCACCAACTCCCTGCTGTCCGCGTTCGAACGGCTCACCGCCGTCATCACCGAGCAGCAGATCACCTCGATGCCCACGGTCGGCGAGGACGTCAGACTCCGCATCAGGGACGCCTTCACCCGGCGCCGGCCCGCCCTGCCCGCCGACCTCTTCCTCAGCTATGTCGCCGAGAACCGGATGTGGGCGGACTGGGTCGAGTACCGGCTCACCCGCGCCGGGTTCCGGGTCGTGCCGCGTGACGTCTCGGCCGAGCGCGACCCGGCCACCGACGACACGCACCCCGCCGAACAGGCCGCGCGCACCGTGGTCCTGCTGTCCAGCGCGTATCTGAAGTCCGCGCGGGCGGTGGAGGTCTGGCAGCGGTCCGCGGCCGAGGACCCCGGCGGCGGCCGGCACCATCTGCTGCCGGTCCGCGTGGGCGATGTGCGGCTCACCACGCCGTACATCGACCGCAACCCCGTGGACCTCTTCCGGCTCGACGAAGTGAACGCGACCAACGCCCTGTTGCGCGCACTCGACCGCCCCGTCCAGCTCCCCGACAGCGGATCGCCGGGCCCGCGCTTCCCCGGCACCGTCCCGAAGATCTGGAACGCCCCGCCGCGCAACCCCGGATTCACCGGACGCTCCGTGGTGCTGGAGCGGATGCGCGACCAGCTCGGCGGCGGCATGGCGGTGGCGGCCGTGCTGCCGCAGCCGCAGACGCTGTACGGACTCGGCGGCGTCGGCAAGACACAGGTGGCCCTCGAATACGTCCACCGCTTCATGGCCGACTACGACCTGGTCTGGTGGATCTCCGCCGAACAGAGCGACGACGTGATCGCCGGCCTCGCCGAACTCGCCGTACGGCTCGGCGCGCAGGGCGGCGAGGACATGGCGGCCGCTTCGCAGGAAGCCATCGACCTGCTGCGGCGCGGCGTGCCCTCGTCCCGCTGGCTGCTCGTCTTCGACAACGCCGACGACCCCGAGCAGCTCAAGCGGTTCTTTCCGCCGCAGGGGCCCGGGCACATCCTCGTCACTTCCAGGAACCAGACCTGGTCGCAGTACGGCGACGCGCTGCCCGTCGACGTCTTCCTGCGCGAGGAGTCCATCGAGCACCTCCAGCGGCGCGCCCGCGGACTGGGCATCGAGGAGGCCGACCAGGTCGCGACCGCGGTCGGTGACCTGCCGCTCGCCGTCGAGCAGGCCGCGGCCTGGATCGCGGAGACCGCCACCCCGGTCAGCGCCTATCTGGAACAGCTCAGGGAGCAGGCCGCGAGCGTGCTCGCGCTCAATCAGCCCGCCGGATACCCCGAGCCGGTCGCCGCGACCTGGAACGTCTCCATCGAGCGGCTCAAGGAGCGCTCACCGGCGGCGGTCCGTCTCCTCCAGCTCTGCGCCTTCTTCGCACCCGAGCCGATCTCCGCGAACCTCCTCTACAGCAAGGAGATGATCGACGCGCTCAAGCCGTACGACTCCTCCCTCCAGGAGAAGCTGGTGCTCGGCCGGGTCATCCGGGAGATCGGCCGGTTCGCGCTGGCCAAGGTCGACCAGGTCTCCAACAGCATCCAGGTGCACCGGCTGGTCCAGGCCGTCATCCGGGCACAGCTGACGGAGGAGGAGCAGCAGGACGCCCGGCACGCCGTCCACCGGGTCCTCGCGGGAGCCCGGCCCGACGACGACGAGCCGATCGACAACCCCGAGACCTGGGCGCGGTTCGCCACCATCTGGCCCCACCTCGGCCCCTCGGAGGCCCGGTACTGCAAGGAGCCGGAGACCCGCCGGCTGATCATCGACCGCGTGCGCTACCTCTGGAAGCGCGGCGACTGGATGACCGCCGCGACACTCGCGAACGACGTACGCGAGACCTGGCGCGACATGCTGGGCAACGACGACCTCCAGTACCTCTACCTCCGCTTCCACCTCTCCAACATCTATCGCTCCCAGGGGCGTTACGTGGAGGCCAAGGAGCTCGACGAGGTGACCCTGGAGCGACAGCAGGCCGTGCTCGGCGAGTCCCATCCGCACACCTACATGACCACCAGCGGCCTCGCGATGGACCTCGGCACCCTGGGCCAGTACGGCAGGGCCATGGAGCTGGCGACCGAGGCGCACGAGGGATTCAGCCAGATCTTCCACGAGTCCCACCCGCGGACGCTCGCGGCCGCCAACAACCTTGCGCTGAACCTGCGCATGGTCGGCCAGTACTCCCGCGCCCGTGAGATCGACCAGGAGGTCTTCGACCGGCGCACCGAGGTGCTCGGCCCGGAACACCCGTACACCCTGTCCTCGGCCATGAACCTGGCCCGGGACCTGCGGGAGATCGGCCGTTACGAGGACTCGGTCACGCTTCTCAGCCGGACCTACGAGCTGTACAAGGAGCAGCTGGGCCGGACCTTCCCGGGCACCCTGGCTGCTGCCAAGTCCCTTGCGGTGTCGCTGCGCAGGGCCGGCCGTCTCGAGGACGCGCGGCGGCTGACCACGGCCACCCGCAACCGCTACCGCGCCCGGTACACCTCTGCCAACCCGGACTCGCTGGCCTGCGACCTAAACCTGGCGGCCGACCTGTTCGCCGCGGGGGAGCCCGTCGCGGCCAGGGATCTGGCGCAGGAGGTCGTCGACCAGTACCGGAAGGCGCCGGGGGAGAGGCACCCGTACACCCTCGCCGCCATCAACAACCTGGGCATCTTCCAGTGGGGCTGCGGCGATCCGGAGTCCGCGGAGCAGTTGCTGCTCAAGGTGACGAGGACGATGAGGGAGGTGCTGGGAGAGAGCCACCCGCACGCTCTCTACAGCACGATCAACCTCGCGAACGCGCTGGCGGACCTGGGCGGTCTGGAAGAGGCCCTGGAGATCGAACAGCGGACCGTGGCCCGGCTGCGGGACGTCCTGGGCGCCCACCATCCGGAGGTGCTGGGCGTCGCCTCCAACCTGGCGGTCACCCTCGGGATGCTCGGCCGCAAGGACGAGGCGATGCAGCTGCGGTCCGAGACGGTGGCGGAGCTCCAGAGGCTGCTGGGCGAGGATCACGCGCTGACGCGGATCGCGCGGGACGAACGCCGGGTGCACCGCGACCTGGAGCCGCTCGCCGTGTGA
- a CDS encoding TIR-like protein FxsC yields MRAFTQDGGRVSESGQRAADHRPYFFLSYAHTPRYGAGGPDPDMWVERLFRDLCGHVMAMTDLPAGAPAGFMDREIRSGEGWSERLGEVLATCRVFVPLFSPRYFASEMCGKEWYAFAQRAIYHQAKSNRSAEAIVPALWVPMPPEQLPGPAERLQFNHRAFGDRYVTDGLYGLIKLRIFAEEYEAAVYELAKRIVSVADTTRVGSGSPVDYRHAPSAFGKPTGGPRPMHLTVAAPTSHDLPEGRAPDYYGKQSQDWNPYHPDSARPLAYMAQDLVRSLNYQATVSSFDHETPPDISLPPTRPEILLVDRWALEDDERCGRLAAFDAQPRPWVSVVVPWNREDPQSRISEAALVEKLERTMPHQMQQGRAACRAAARGVFSMEAFGQILPQVVESAAQEYLRHAAVYPPAQPPGSGRTERVRLRGPMAEHGTTQYAPKTRGIVPDAEDTDDSQS; encoded by the coding sequence ATGCGGGCGTTCACACAGGACGGGGGTCGTGTGTCGGAATCAGGGCAACGGGCGGCTGACCATCGGCCGTACTTCTTTCTGAGTTACGCGCATACGCCGCGGTACGGGGCAGGCGGCCCGGACCCCGACATGTGGGTGGAACGGCTCTTCCGTGACCTCTGCGGTCATGTCATGGCGATGACGGATCTGCCCGCCGGCGCTCCCGCGGGCTTCATGGACCGGGAGATCCGGTCCGGAGAGGGCTGGTCCGAGCGGCTCGGTGAGGTGCTCGCCACCTGCCGGGTGTTCGTGCCGCTGTTCTCGCCGCGGTACTTCGCCAGCGAGATGTGCGGCAAGGAGTGGTACGCCTTCGCCCAACGGGCCATCTACCACCAGGCCAAGAGCAACCGCTCCGCCGAGGCGATCGTGCCCGCGCTGTGGGTGCCGATGCCGCCGGAACAACTCCCCGGCCCCGCCGAGCGGTTGCAGTTCAACCACCGAGCCTTCGGCGACCGGTATGTCACCGACGGCCTCTACGGTCTGATCAAGCTGCGGATATTCGCCGAGGAGTACGAGGCGGCCGTCTACGAACTGGCCAAACGGATCGTCAGTGTCGCCGACACTACGCGCGTCGGTTCCGGCAGCCCCGTCGACTACCGGCATGCACCCAGCGCGTTCGGCAAACCCACCGGCGGCCCCCGTCCGATGCATCTGACGGTCGCCGCGCCCACGAGCCACGATCTGCCCGAGGGCCGGGCCCCCGACTACTACGGCAAACAGTCGCAGGACTGGAACCCCTACCACCCGGACTCCGCACGACCGCTGGCGTACATGGCCCAGGACCTGGTGCGCTCCCTCAACTACCAGGCCACCGTCTCGTCGTTCGACCACGAGACGCCACCGGACATCAGCCTGCCGCCCACCCGGCCGGAGATACTCCTGGTCGACCGCTGGGCGCTGGAGGACGACGAACGGTGCGGGCGGCTCGCCGCCTTCGACGCCCAGCCGCGGCCCTGGGTGAGCGTCGTCGTGCCGTGGAACCGCGAGGACCCGCAGAGCCGGATATCCGAAGCCGCGCTCGTCGAGAAGCTGGAGCGCACGATGCCGCACCAGATGCAGCAGGGCCGGGCCGCCTGCCGGGCGGCCGCCCGGGGTGTGTTCAGCATGGAGGCGTTCGGGCAGATCCTGCCGCAGGTCGTCGAATCGGCCGCCCAGGAGTATCTGCGGCACGCCGCGGTCTATCCACCCGCCCAGCCGCCCGGATCGGGACGCACCGAACGGGTCAGACTCCGCGGGCCCATGGCCGAGCACGGCACCACCCAGTACGCCCCGAAGACGCGTGGAATCGTTCCCGATGCGGAGGACACGGATGACAGCCAGTCGTGA
- a CDS encoding aminoglycoside N(3)-acetyltransferase, giving the protein MTLLVHASLHATGLHAEALRDALLEALGEDGTLVVPAFTAGNSDTSPAYRARVRGMTPEQSAALRADMPAFDPVHTPAQGMGRLAEAVRTAEGAVRSSHPQTSFAAVGRRAAELLAGHPLTSHLGEDSPLGALYRAGAHVVMINVDFAVCTSFHLAEYRTGAPLRTYRCVVQRPGGGKEWTEYTDVELDDSDFDAIGAAFTWGMEQKGQLGGRPARLFSIKDAVDHAVSWMTEKRC; this is encoded by the coding sequence ATGACGCTCCTGGTGCACGCCTCGCTGCACGCCACGGGCCTGCACGCCGAGGCGCTGCGGGACGCACTGCTGGAGGCCCTGGGGGAGGACGGCACACTGGTGGTGCCCGCGTTCACCGCCGGGAACTCCGACACATCGCCCGCGTACCGCGCCCGGGTGCGGGGCATGACACCCGAGCAGTCGGCAGCCTTACGGGCGGACATGCCGGCCTTCGACCCGGTCCATACGCCGGCCCAGGGGATGGGCCGGTTGGCCGAGGCGGTGCGGACCGCCGAAGGGGCCGTCCGCAGCTCCCATCCGCAGACCTCTTTCGCGGCCGTGGGACGGCGTGCCGCGGAATTGCTCGCCGGACATCCGCTGACCTCGCACCTCGGTGAGGACTCACCCCTCGGCGCGCTCTATCGCGCGGGGGCGCACGTTGTGATGATCAATGTGGATTTCGCCGTGTGCACTTCGTTCCATCTCGCCGAATACCGGACCGGAGCACCTCTGCGCACCTACCGTTGTGTGGTGCAGCGTCCGGGTGGGGGTAAGGAATGGACGGAGTACACGGACGTCGAACTGGACGACAGTGATTTCGACGCGATCGGTGCCGCCTTCACCTGGGGTATGGAACAGAAAGGACAACTGGGCGGAAGACCTGCGCGGTTGTTCTCGATCAAGGACGCGGTCGACCACGCAGTGAGCTGGATGACCGAAAAGCGCTGTTGA
- the fxsBH gene encoding radical SAM/SPASM protein FxsBH, inactivated beta-hydroxylase extension form, translating into MTGPLVPFREIVLKVHSRCDLACDHCYIYEHADQSWRTRPKAISDEAISWTALRLAEHAKSHALPSVSVILHGGEPLLAGPERLRRICEELTAALDPVASLDLRIHTNGLQLSHRYLELFAAYDVKVGISLDGDRVANDRHRRFADGRTSHPLVLRAVDLLREERYRHLYLGLLCTVDVANDPVAVYDALAELEPPRIDFLLPHATWNDPPARPDGSPTAYAEWLLRIYDRWDGQGRKVPVRLFESVFSTLAGGPSLTESLGLAPTDLVVVETDGTLEQVDSLKSAYDGAAATGFDVFSHAFDDVAAHPGVRARQLGLAGVSATCRRCPVVRSCGGGLYTHRYSSRNDFDNTSVYCADLEALIRGIEQRAGAGAVPAAVTEPGALMAEHQDVTRTLLAELNEELGGRGGEAWAEAWELTCALEDRGDLLDEVFGHPYTYTWLQDTLAALREERPGALALALRLPSYLAAALVTGRDATPVRLSHEGGRLRLPTLGELRLRGTADDGSAEVRAVEEGFLVAVDGGQSRLVRLDGLHGEGSDWRPVRTLGGDGVPLLRLDDIDPYRDCFGAPVHGRLDARATAVWDERLTEAWAVLADAAPQQAAEAGECLSTLTPLLSGEASLRAHGFGALGLALPETAGGLAVALLRGFRRAKLHALVEVTDLHAQDGWWSHPAPWQDEEVPVSELLAGAYERVGLAPFDPEGADQAMRALTTLESAPELTVSGHRLLDELRKECGRG; encoded by the coding sequence GCCTCTGCTCGCGGGGCCCGAACGACTGCGACGCATCTGCGAGGAGCTCACCGCCGCCCTCGACCCCGTCGCCTCTCTCGATCTGCGGATCCACACCAACGGCCTCCAGCTCAGCCACCGGTATCTCGAGCTCTTCGCCGCGTACGACGTCAAGGTGGGTATCTCCCTCGACGGCGACCGTGTCGCGAACGACCGCCACCGCCGCTTCGCGGACGGGCGCACCAGTCATCCCCTGGTCCTGCGGGCCGTCGATCTGCTCCGCGAAGAGCGTTACCGCCACCTCTACCTCGGTCTGCTGTGCACCGTCGATGTGGCCAACGACCCGGTCGCCGTCTACGACGCCCTCGCCGAGCTCGAACCCCCGCGCATCGACTTCCTCCTGCCGCACGCCACCTGGAACGACCCGCCGGCCCGCCCCGACGGATCGCCCACCGCCTACGCCGAGTGGCTGCTGAGGATCTACGACCGCTGGGACGGACAGGGCCGGAAGGTTCCCGTACGGCTCTTCGAGTCGGTGTTCTCCACCCTCGCCGGCGGCCCCAGCCTCACCGAGTCACTGGGCCTGGCCCCCACCGACCTCGTCGTCGTCGAGACCGACGGCACCCTGGAACAGGTCGACTCGCTCAAGAGCGCCTACGACGGCGCGGCGGCCACTGGATTCGACGTCTTCTCGCACGCGTTCGACGATGTCGCCGCCCACCCCGGCGTCCGGGCACGCCAGCTGGGCCTGGCCGGAGTGAGCGCCACGTGCCGCCGGTGCCCGGTCGTCCGCTCCTGCGGCGGCGGCCTCTACACCCACCGCTACAGCTCGCGGAACGACTTCGACAACACCTCCGTGTACTGCGCCGACCTCGAAGCGCTCATCCGCGGTATCGAGCAGCGCGCCGGCGCCGGGGCCGTGCCGGCCGCGGTCACCGAGCCGGGCGCGCTGATGGCCGAGCACCAGGACGTGACGCGCACGCTTCTCGCCGAGCTCAACGAGGAGCTGGGCGGCCGCGGGGGCGAGGCCTGGGCCGAGGCATGGGAGTTGACCTGCGCTCTGGAGGACCGGGGCGACCTGCTCGACGAGGTCTTCGGCCACCCGTACACCTACACCTGGCTCCAGGACACACTGGCCGCCCTGCGCGAGGAACGGCCGGGGGCACTCGCGCTCGCCCTGCGGCTCCCGTCGTACCTCGCCGCCGCACTTGTCACCGGGCGGGACGCCACACCGGTCCGGCTCTCCCACGAAGGCGGCAGGCTCCGGCTGCCCACCCTCGGTGAATTACGGCTGCGCGGCACGGCGGACGACGGCAGCGCCGAGGTGCGGGCCGTCGAGGAGGGCTTCCTGGTCGCCGTCGACGGCGGGCAGTCGCGGCTTGTCCGCCTCGATGGCCTGCACGGTGAGGGAAGCGACTGGCGGCCCGTGCGCACGCTCGGCGGCGACGGGGTCCCGCTCCTGCGGCTGGACGACATCGACCCGTACCGCGACTGCTTCGGCGCACCCGTGCACGGGCGGCTCGACGCCCGCGCGACGGCCGTCTGGGACGAGCGGCTGACCGAGGCCTGGGCCGTGCTGGCCGATGCCGCGCCGCAGCAGGCCGCGGAGGCCGGCGAGTGTCTGAGCACGCTCACCCCGCTCCTCTCCGGCGAGGCGTCGCTGCGGGCACACGGCTTCGGAGCGCTCGGCCTCGCCCTGCCGGAGACGGCCGGGGGACTGGCGGTCGCGCTGCTGCGCGGCTTCCGCCGGGCGAAACTGCACGCGCTTGTGGAGGTCACCGATCTCCATGCACAGGACGGCTGGTGGAGCCATCCCGCGCCCTGGCAGGACGAGGAGGTCCCGGTGTCCGAGCTGCTCGCGGGCGCGTACGAGAGGGTGGGCCTCGCCCCCTTCGACCCCGAGGGGGCAGATCAGGCCATGCGTGCCCTCACCACCCTGGAGAGCGCACCGGAGCTCACGGTGAGCGGGCACCGGCTCCTCGACGAGCTGCGCAAGGAGTGCGGCCGTGGCTGA